The genomic DNA GTCGTAAAGGGAGGGGTCGTCAAGGAATAACGAGGGGTAATGCGTCGATATTATAGTGCACGGCCTCGAGAGCTCGTCCCTGACGGCCCTCAATAACGCCTCTTCATCTATTATGAGGGTTCCAGGCCTCTCTGGGTCAGGCCTGCCGAGTAACCTCTCCACGGCTATCAGAGAAGGCTCTACCACCTTGCACTGAAGCTCCTCTGCGAGGGCGCGGGAGAAGGTGCTTTTCCCAACGCCTGGGGTCCCAGCAACTATTATCACGAAGGGCTCCACGCGCTTCTCCCCTTCCACAGCCTCGCTATCTCATCCTCAGGCGCGGAGTAGTAGGCCTCTTCGCCGGCTAAGCTGATCACCCTCACCATAGGCCTCTCGGAGGCCTCGCCTACACGACCTATGACCGAGTACTCAACGCCGAGCTTTCTGAGCAGCGCCTCAAGCTCCTCAAGCCTCTGAGGGGGCACGGTGGCAATCAGAGACCCGCTACCCATCGACTTGAGGAGGTCGAGGGAGAGAGCCCCTAGGACCCTCCTAGTGATATCGAGCGCCTTAACTCTTGACCTCTCCACCGTGACCTCCTTGCCTGAGGCCGCCGACAGCTCGTACAGGGCGCCTATGAGGCCGCCTTCAGTGACATCATGCATGCCCGTAACTAGGCCGCGCTCTGCCAGCGCTAAGGCGTAGTTGACGACACTTAGCCTGCTAAAGAGTGACACCGCGGCATCTAGGTCCTCGGGCGAGACGCCCTTGGCGAGGGCCTGCTCCCTGAAGTCTGTGGCCACTATTACAGTGGCCTCAAGGGCTGCCGGGCCTACCTGAACTACCATGTCGCCTGTCTTAGCTCCACCAGTCCTTAGGGCGCAGCCGCGGCAGGCGCAGCCCATAACTGTGGCAACAACAATAGGTGTCCTAAGGTTGGGCGCGGCCTCCGTATGGCCCCCAACTATCTCGATGCCCAGCCTTCTGGCCTCGTTACTTGCGTCCTCCATTATCGCAGCTAACGATGAAAGCCTTGAGCCGGCTGGCATCAGGACGTCAAGGAGGGCCCACGCAGGCCTCGCGCCCCTGGTCGCAACGTCGTTTGACGCCACGTCTATGGCCAGCGCCCCAGCCCTGTATGAGGCCTCCGTTATGGGGTCGCTGTGAACAGCTAGGATGCAGCTACCAAGGTCTATAAGGGCTGCGTCCTCGCCCACGGCAGGCCCAAGGACCGTGGAGAGCCTGACAAAGCCCTTCGCTCTACTAAGGACGAGGCGCTCAAGTTCATCAGTGGGCAGCTTCCCTACCCACCCTCCCTCATAGAGCTCAGGCTTCACCACTCCTCCCTTGCTAGCCTGGCCGCCTTGACCATGTTAATGAGCTTGGTCTTAGCGACCTCCCTTGGGAGCCTCTTCAGGCCGCAGTCGGGGTTTATGTACACCTTCTCGGGCGCCAGGATCCCGAGCTTCATAAGGCGGTCTATATCCCTCTTCACCTCCTCAACGGTCTCTACCTGAAGGGAGTGGACGTCTATAACTCCATAGCCTAGCTCCTTGTTGTACCCGTACTCCTTAAGGTATGGTAGTAGCCTGAAGTCGCTGTTCTTGAACTCCAACGCGAACTGGTCCACTGGGTAGTCAAGTATGTAGGGCAGCAGCCTCTCGAGGCGCCCATAGCATATGTGGACCACGCGCTTCGCCTCAACCCCTGCGAACACGTACTTTAGGGCCTCGCCCGCTAGCTGCGCCTCCTCCGGCCACGGCCTCGTTGACAGCGCGGGTTCGTCGACCTGAACGTACTTGGCCCCCGCCTTAACGGCGTCCATTACCTCCTCCCTTATGATCTTGGCCAGCGCCATTATCAGCTCGGCCCTGTCCCTGTAGAAGACGTTGAAGCTCCACTCCATCATGGTGTACGGGCCTGTTATTATGAACTTGACGGGCCTGCCCTGGCTAATTGATGAGGTATAGGCCCAGTCCTCGATGGCCAGGGACTTCTCCCTTCTCAGCTCGCCAACTATGATGGGCTTCCTGAAGTACATGTTGTCAAATATCCTGACCCACTCGCCCTCCGCGTACCCCTTAACCCTCTGAGCGAAGTAGACAACCATGTCCTCGCGAGACTGCTCGCCGTCGCTTATTATGTCGACCCCTGCCTCAAGGTAGTCCTTGACGACCTCTGATATTGGGGCCCTGATGAGCCTGTGGAACTCCTCCTCACTTATCTCGCCACGGTCCCTCCTCTTTATGATCTCAGAGGCGCCCGCTATCTTAGGGTAGCTCCCTATGACTGTCGTTGGGAACTTGGATGGAACCTGATAGCTCAAGCCCTTTCACCCCTCAGCCTCTCAGTATAATATCCCAGCAGGAACGTCTTTCTTAAGCTGTAGGTATACGGTATTACGTCAAACCACGTGGTTGTCGTGAGCCCGGCCTCGCCGTCATAGCCCTTTAAGGCCTGCTTCACCCACTCCCTCACCCTCTCAAAGTTGTCGTCCTCTATCCTCCTGGCGTCTATAACTCCAAGGACAGGCCTGTGGTCGCCGAAGCCCTGGCCTCCTATGAGGTCAAGGGCCCTCTTGGGGGCGTCAGCCACGTCCAAAGATAAGTAATTGACCTTCGCCTCAAGGAGCTCCCTGTACACCTCGGCGCGCGGAACGTCGAAGTATATAGCTAACACTGTAGGGACCTTCAGCTGAGACGTTATTACGTTTATGAGCTCGACTGCCAGCCTCGCGTCGTCCTCTGTGACCTCTTGGTCAGAGAGGGCTGGCTCGTCTATCTGTATGGCCCCCGCGCCTGCCGCCTCAGCACGCTGGGCCTCAACGGCCAGTGCTGAGGCTATGCCTTCAGCTAGATCCTCCCTGCTCAGCCCAGAGGAGTTCTTTGAGAGCGTGACGAACGTGAAAGGGCCAGGGATGATCGCCTTAAGGGGTGAAGGCTCCGCCAGGTGCAGGAACGACCTGAGCCTGGGCGGCCAGACGAAGTCAGAGGGGTCAGGCCTGTCATTAAATACGGGCACCCTATAGAAGAAGTTGTTGTCAAAGTACCTCAGGAGGCCGTCAACGCTCACGTTTCTCCAGGCGGTCACGAAGGGTCTAAATATGTCGTGCCAGTCAACCATGCCGTCCACGACGAATTTCATGCCTGCGGCCTCCTGCGCTCCTATGATTCCAGCGCCCGCTGAGAGCACCCTCCAAGCGCTCTCGTGATAAGATATGTCGCCTCTCTCCACATCACGAAGCGCGTGCCTGACCTCCCTAGCCCTTGGGTAACCCCCTAAAACCATCGCCCACAGCTCCAAGTTAGACGCCGTAGAGCCTGCCTACAGGAAAGTAAAAAAGAACTCTCTGCACGATCGGGACGCTTTATAGCGCTTAGTTATGTGCTTACTCCTCGCTTTTTAACTTCTCAACCTTAAGAAACGTGGGCTACGGCTTGCCTAGGCTTTCGAGGAACGTCTATATAGTTGACGGCGTCAGGGTGCCTGTAGGCAAGTTCGGAGGGGCCTACAAGGAAGTCCCAGCCGTGGAGTTAGCCGCGTTCACGCTGAAGGAGCTCCTCTCGAGGGTAGACCTTAAGCCATCGGATGTTAATATGGTCATCTACGGCCACGTCATAAGGGCTGGCACAGGCATGGACACGGCCCGTCAGGTCGCGCTGAAGAGCGGCATACCTAGTGAGGTGGACTCTATGACTGTTGACATGGTGTGCGCCAGCGGCATGGCGGCGATAATCACGGCCGCCAATTACATAGCGGCGGGAAGCTATGACCTGATAGTCGCTGGGGGCATGGAGTCCATGAGCATGGCGCCCTTCCTGCTGAGCCCCACCGCCAGGTGGGGCGTGAAGCACCTCATAGGGAGGGAGTGGAAGATCCTGGACTCCATGGTTTACGATGGGCTATGGGACGTCATGCTTAACAAGGTTATGGGCGAGGAGGCTGACATGACCGCAAGGGAGTACAACGCGTCAAGGGACGAGCTTGACAGGATATCATTTGAGAGCCACGTAAGGGCCGCTAAGGCCTGGGACTCGGGCGCCATGAAGGACTTCGTGATCCCCTTCGAGAGGAACGGTAAGGTCCTCCTCGACCAAGACG from uncultured Acidilobus sp. JCHS includes the following:
- a CDS encoding Methionine synthase II (cobalamin-independent), producing MSYQVPSKFPTTVIGSYPKIAGASEIIKRRDRGEISEEEFHRLIRAPISEVVKDYLEAGVDIISDGEQSREDMVVYFAQRVKGYAEGEWVRIFDNMYFRKPIIVGELRREKSLAIEDWAYTSSISQGRPVKFIITGPYTMMEWSFNVFYRDRAELIMALAKIIREEVMDAVKAGAKYVQVDEPALSTRPWPEEAQLAGEALKYVFAGVEAKRVVHICYGRLERLLPYILDYPVDQFALEFKNSDFRLLPYLKEYGYNKELGYGVIDVHSLQVETVEEVKRDIDRLMKLGILAPEKVYINPDCGLKRLPREVAKTKLINMVKAARLAREEW
- a CDS encoding Hydrogenase maturation factor, with the protein product MVKPELYEGGWVGKLPTDELERLVLSRAKGFVRLSTVLGPAVGEDAALIDLGSCILAVHSDPITEASYRAGALAIDVASNDVATRGARPAWALLDVLMPAGSRLSSLAAIMEDASNEARRLGIEIVGGHTEAAPNLRTPIVVATVMGCACRGCALRTGGAKTGDMVVQVGPAALEATVIVATDFREQALAKGVSPEDLDAAVSLFSRLSVVNYALALAERGLVTGMHDVTEGGLIGALYELSAASGKEVTVERSRVKALDITRRVLGALSLDLLKSMGSGSLIATVPPQRLEELEALLRKLGVEYSVIGRVGEASERPMVRVISLAGEEAYYSAPEDEIARLWKGRSAWSPS
- a CDS encoding Methionine synthase II (cobalamin-independent), with protein sequence MELWAMVLGGYPRAREVRHALRDVERGDISYHESAWRVLSAGAGIIGAQEAAGMKFVVDGMVDWHDIFRPFVTAWRNVSVDGLLRYFDNNFFYRVPVFNDRPDPSDFVWPPRLRSFLHLAEPSPLKAIIPGPFTFVTLSKNSSGLSREDLAEGIASALAVEAQRAEAAGAGAIQIDEPALSDQEVTEDDARLAVELINVITSQLKVPTVLAIYFDVPRAEVYRELLEAKVNYLSLDVADAPKRALDLIGGQGFGDHRPVLGVIDARRIEDDNFERVREWVKQALKGYDGEAGLTTTTWFDVIPYTYSLRKTFLLGYYTERLRGERA
- a CDS encoding acetyl-CoA acetyltransferase; amino-acid sequence: MGYGLPRLSRNVYIVDGVRVPVGKFGGAYKEVPAVELAAFTLKELLSRVDLKPSDVNMVIYGHVIRAGTGMDTARQVALKSGIPSEVDSMTVDMVCASGMAAIITAANYIAAGSYDLIVAGGMESMSMAPFLLSPTARWGVKHLIGREWKILDSMVYDGLWDVMLNKVMGEEADMTAREYNASRDELDRISFESHVRAAKAWDSGAMKDFVIPFERNGKVLLDQDEGIRRDTSIEKLKALPYAFTSEGPHTAGSSSQLSDGAASLLIASEDAVKGMGLRPLARIVGFSYYGLETWRFPAAPVGAIKRLLSDVGWTKDMVDYWENNEAFAVNSYILHTELGVPYDRLNVHGGAIAIGHPLGMSGARVTLELINVLKRHGGRRGVASICHGLGGAASIALELV